The DNA window GCGGCGGTCACGGCCGCCGCTTGCGCTTCCTCGGCACGCTTGCGGGCCTTGTCTCGTGCCCGTGCCTCGGCCACCGTCGGCGGACGTGGCTGGGTTACCCCGGGCTCTTGGCGCTGAATGCTGCCCGCGCGCGGCGGCGTACCGAACCGATGGGGCTCGGTTCCAGGCGGAACCGGTTGGGGCGTCGGGGGTTCGAAGCCCGCGTAGCCGGGACCACCGGTGGAGTCACCCGGACCCGGCTCTGATTCGGGCGCGGGTTGTCCCGGCCCGGCCGCCGATGCCCCGGCGGCCGGTGCGGACGGAACGACGCCGGCGTCGGCGTCGGCGTCGGAATCCGGTGCGGCCGATCGCGATGCAGCGTCATCAGCGCTGGACGCCGGATCGGGCTCACGTCGTCCCGCGTCGTCTCCCGCGCCCGGACCCCCCGTACTCAACGATCACGTCCCTCGGTCGTCGAACCCACCACTAACGCTCCTCGAATCCGGACAAATCACCCCGCGCGGGCTCCCAGCTTTCCACAACAAGGTCAACCCGACCAGGTGTATCACCCGAACGCAAGAGATCCAGCAACATTTCGCATGCGGATCGCGGCCCCTCGGCCACCACATGCACCCGTCCGTTGCGCGCATTGGTGGCGTGTCCGACCAATCCGAGGGCCAGTGCACGCGAGCGAGTCCACCAGCGGAAGCCGACCCCCTGCACGTAGCCGTGCACCCAGGCGCTGAGGCGAACCGATTCCGGGTGCGGCTCCCCCATCACGCGTCGATGGCGTCGATATCGAACGTCAAGGTGACCTTCGCGCCCGCCTTCAGCGTCCGGCCGACGGTGCAGACCTTGTCGATGGCGCGCTGCACGGTGACCAGCAGCCGCTCCCGGGCCTGCTCGTCCAGTTCGCTGAGGTCCAGCTCGAACACCTCGTCGAGCTGCGGATACACCTCGTTCTCCCGGTCGGCGTCACCGGAGACGCGGATCGTCGCGTCGAAGGTGTCACCCAGCTTGCGCGAGAGCGGGAAATCCGCGCTCAGCCCGGAGCAGCCCGCCAGCGCGATCTTCAGCAGCTCACCCGGGGTGAACGCGCCGGGCACGCCCTGCGAAGCGATCAACACCTCGGCACCGCGCGAGCTGCGGCCGGTATACGCCCGGGTCCCGGTGCGCTCCACCCACAGGGCGGTCGGCTCGGTCGCGGCGGGCGCGGTGGTCGCGGATGCGGTGGTCTGGTCAGCCATGGTTTCGATCCTGCCATCTCGGTGCGGAACAGCTCACCCCCGGCAACGTCGCGCACCCCGGGCCCATTCCGCCAACTGCCCACCCACATCGTGACATCCGAGGCAGCACACATCGACCCAACGACAACGCCGGCGTGGTGCTATTCCTGGAACCGGTAGCCCATACCGGCCTCGGTCAGCAGATGCTTCGGATTCGACGGGTCGATCTCCAGCTTGCGCCGCAGCTGCGCGAGATACACCCGCAGATAATGCGTTTCGGTGGCATACGACGGCCCCCACACCTCACGCAACAGCTCGCGCCGCCCGACCAGCTTGCCTCGATTGCGCACCAGCATCTCGAGCATTCCCCACTCGGTCGGGGTCAGATGTACGGGCTCACCGTTCTTGGTGACCTTCTTCGCCGACAGGTCGACGGTGAACGAGGAGGTCACCACCACCGGATCGGACGCATCGGTATCGGTGGCCCCGCGCCGAACCGCGGCGCGCAGCCGCGCGAGCAGCTCATCCATCCCGAACGGCTTGGTGACGTAATCGTCCGCGCCCGCGTCCAGCGCCTCCACCTTGTCGGTCGAATCGGTGCGTGCCGAGAGCACGATCACCGGCGCCGCGGTCCAGCCGCGCAGCCCGGCCAACACCTCGATGCCGTCCATATCCGGCAGACCGAGATCCAGGATGACCACGTCGGGATGCTTATCGGCCGCAGCGCGCAGCGCCGCAGCGCCGGTGCCCGCGGTGATCACCTCATAGCCGCGCACCGATAGGTTGATGCGCAACGCGCGCACGATCTGCGGTTCGTCATCGACCACCAGCACCTTGGTCGACGGTGCTTCCTGCTTGTTGTCGGTCATAACGACTTCCTGTGTGGTCCGGGTCGGCGGCGTTCCCACTTTCGTTGTGCTCATCATCGGCTGCTCACTCCGGTTTCGTCGGCAGGCAGGTCCACAATCATGGTCAATCCTCCGCCCGGTGTGGGTTCGGCGTGCACGGTGCCGCCCATCGCCTCGACGAATCCGCGCACCACCGACAGGCCGAGCCCGACCCCGGTGGTGTTGTCACGGTCGCCGAGCCGCTGGAACGGCTCGAATAGCTGCTCCTCGGCCCCGGGCGGCACACCGGGACCGACATCGACCACGGTGATCGACACGCGGTCACCGTCGCGTTCCGCGGTGACTCGCACGGGCGTGTCGCGCGTGGAGTGCCGCAGCGCGTTATCGATCAGGTTGGCGAGCACCCGCTCGAGCAGACCGCTGTCGGCCCGCACCGAGACCTCACCAACTTCCACCTTCACCCGATCCATGGCCGCGCGTCGCAGCCCGCGTGCGCCCATCCCGACGCTCACCAGGGCCTGGTGCACGACCTCGTCCATGTACACCCGGCGGAATTGCGGCTGCACCACACCGACCGCCAGCCGCGACGAGTCGAGCAGATTTCCGACGAGTGCGGTCAACTGATCCACCGATTCCTCGATGGTTTCCAGCAATTCGACGGTGTCCTCCGGCGAGAACTCGATATCGTCGCTGCGCAGGCTGGAGACGGCGGCCTTGGCCCCGGCCAGTGGTGTCCGCAGGTCGTGGCTGACCGCGGACAACAGCGCCCGCCGCAGCCGATCGGCCTCGAGCAGGGCGGCTGCCGCGCTGGCCTCCTCGGCGAGCCGGGATTGCCGGACCAGCCCGGCCGCTTGGTTGGCGACCGCGTTGAGCACCGGTCGGTCGGCCGCGGCCAACGGTCGTCCGGCCAGCAGTAACCAGCTCGTCGCATCGCCCGCCTGGATGGCGGTCTCGGCCTCGGCGGCCCGCTGCGGCGGACTCGTACCGACCGCGGCGATCACCTCGTTACCGCTCTGCATGCTGACCGCGCGCAAACCGTAGGTCTCGCGCACCTGCTCCAGCAGATTGGGCAGATCCGCGCCGTGCAGCACGGCACCGGCGAACATGGTCAGCAACTCGGCCTGCTGGGAAGCCCGGCGCGCTTGGCGAGTCTGTTTGGCCGCCACATCCACCAGCGCCGCGACCGCCACCGCGACGATCAGCAACACCACCACCGTGACGAAACTGTCCGGCTCTGCAATGGTCAGGCTGTAACGCGGGTCGACGAAGAACCAGTTCAACAGCATGCCCGACAGCAGCGCCGACAGTGCCGCGGGGATAACGCCGCCGAGCAGCGCGACCGCGACGACACCGATGAAGAACACCGCGCTCAGACCGCCGAGCTGGAGATAGCCGTCCAGGAAGGTTGAGCAGACGGCCGAGACCAGCACCGGCACCAGCACCGCCGCGAGCCAGGCGCGAATCGGCTGGTGCGGCATCAGCGAGTAGCGACGCAGACCGCGATTGGCTTCCTCGTGGGTAACCATGTGCACGTCGATCTTCCCCGACGCCTGCACCACGGCGGAGCCGATGCCCTCATCGAGTATGCGGGCCCATCGCGACCGCCGGGAGGTGCCGAGCACCAACTGGGTCGCGTTCACCTCACGGGCGAACTCCAGCAGCGTAGTCGGCACATTGTCACCGGTCACCGTGTGCAGTGAGGCGTCCAGACTGGCCGCCATTTCCCGCAACCGGGTCAGCCGTTCGGCGGACACGCCGGCCAGTCCGTCGCCGCGCACCACATGGACCAGGACGAGTTCGGCACTGGACTTGGTCGCGATGCGACTGGCCCGGCGCACCACGGTCTCCGATTCGGGACCGCCGGTCACCGCGACGACGACGCGCTCGCGAGCCTCCCACAGTTCGGTGATCTTGTGGTCGGCCCGGTATTTCGCCAGTGCGGCGTCGACTTGGTCGGCGAGCCACAGCAGCGCCAATTCGCGCAGGGCGGTGAGGTTTCCGGGCCGGAAGTAGTTGC is part of the Nocardia sp. NBC_00565 genome and encodes:
- a CDS encoding OsmC family protein encodes the protein MADQTTASATTAPAATEPTALWVERTGTRAYTGRSSRGAEVLIASQGVPGAFTPGELLKIALAGCSGLSADFPLSRKLGDTFDATIRVSGDADRENEVYPQLDEVFELDLSELDEQARERLLVTVQRAIDKVCTVGRTLKAGAKVTLTFDIDAIDA
- a CDS encoding sensor histidine kinase KdpD, which produces MKRGQLRIYLGAAPGVGKTYAMLGEAHRRLERGRDVVAAVVETHGRTKTAELLAGIERIPPRMVEYRGTRLPELDVEAVLRRQPAVVLVDELAHTNAPGSKHEKRWQDVEDLLAAGIDVISTVNVQHLESLNDVVEQITGIQQQETVPDAIVRGADQVELVDITPEALRRRLSHGNVYAADKVDAALRNYFRPGNLTALRELALLWLADQVDAALAKYRADHKITELWEARERVVVAVTGGPESETVVRRASRIATKSSAELVLVHVVRGDGLAGVSAERLTRLREMAASLDASLHTVTGDNVPTTLLEFAREVNATQLVLGTSRRSRWARILDEGIGSAVVQASGKIDVHMVTHEEANRGLRRYSLMPHQPIRAWLAAVLVPVLVSAVCSTFLDGYLQLGGLSAVFFIGVVAVALLGGVIPAALSALLSGMLLNWFFVDPRYSLTIAEPDSFVTVVVLLIVAVAVAALVDVAAKQTRQARRASQQAELLTMFAGAVLHGADLPNLLEQVRETYGLRAVSMQSGNEVIAAVGTSPPQRAAEAETAIQAGDATSWLLLAGRPLAAADRPVLNAVANQAAGLVRQSRLAEEASAAAALLEADRLRRALLSAVSHDLRTPLAGAKAAVSSLRSDDIEFSPEDTVELLETIEESVDQLTALVGNLLDSSRLAVGVVQPQFRRVYMDEVVHQALVSVGMGARGLRRAAMDRVKVEVGEVSVRADSGLLERVLANLIDNALRHSTRDTPVRVTAERDGDRVSITVVDVGPGVPPGAEEQLFEPFQRLGDRDNTTGVGLGLSVVRGFVEAMGGTVHAEPTPGGGLTMIVDLPADETGVSSR
- a CDS encoding response regulator, translating into MTDNKQEAPSTKVLVVDDEPQIVRALRINLSVRGYEVITAGTGAAALRAAADKHPDVVILDLGLPDMDGIEVLAGLRGWTAAPVIVLSARTDSTDKVEALDAGADDYVTKPFGMDELLARLRAAVRRGATDTDASDPVVVTSSFTVDLSAKKVTKNGEPVHLTPTEWGMLEMLVRNRGKLVGRRELLREVWGPSYATETHYLRVYLAQLRRKLEIDPSNPKHLLTEAGMGYRFQE
- a CDS encoding acylphosphatase — its product is MGEPHPESVRLSAWVHGYVQGVGFRWWTRSRALALGLVGHATNARNGRVHVVAEGPRSACEMLLDLLRSGDTPGRVDLVVESWEPARGDLSGFEER